AGTGCGCATCATTTCTGCGCCTACCAGCGCGGAGCAAGCTTTCAGCGCGGTCTCGAACGTTGCAAATGTACAACGAAAATCTTCGACCCGAAAGCAGAATTCGCTGTCTCCCGCACTTGACAAGACCTGGCGCGATCCATAGGGTACGCATTGTCTAATTAAAGTCTGTTTGTGGTCTGTTATAGGTCTTCTTTTTGAGACTAACGAGATTGGGATCGAGCGAGGCATCGACTGTGGTTACCTGCACCTCACAGCATCTAGCAACACCAACCGTCAGGAAATTTCTCGATGGTGCTGAAGCAATGTCGCTTGGCTACGTTATAAGCGTCAACCGGGGCGCGTCCGGTGATGACGGGCGTCGGGTTCCGGCGTGAGGTCGATGAATGAAGAACTATCAGCCTAGTCAGCGGCGATATCGCGCGGCCACCATTTACCTGGGAGCGACGCTTGTGAGCTGCTTCGCAGCTGCATCCATCGTCGCCTGCGCGCTCAGCCTTTTGCCCGACGCAATTGCAGGCGGCGCCGTGGTATTGGCCATTCTGGCCGTTTCCGCCTGCCTGATCGTCTACGGCGCGAGTACTTCCCGCGCGGGCGAAGTGGAGCTGTCACCTCCCCTAACAATCGCTCACGAAGGCCGAGCGATATGCGAAAGCCTCTCGGCGCAGCTGGTGAAGGCCCAACTGGTGAATCCGGAGTTCGGGAGTCAGCCTGCGAAACTGGACGGATGCAGATCAGAGCGTATCCGCGTACTTCAGTCATGGCCGGTAGACGGCGACGATATCGCAAAGGTACGACGCAGATATCGTGTAGCCGCCAATATCGACACCTCATTGCCGGGCCGTGGCCATGCGCCGGGCGGCACCTGCAGCCTGCCTCCCGGGCTTTCGGCCGGAGGTGTCTCGTCAGGGGCGCTAATTTCGCACACAGGCGTTGACCGGGTGAGGCAACTGTGAGTCCGGACTACACGCAGATTGCGATACCACGCCGCAAGCGCACGGCCGCCGGCGCACGGCCGATAGAGTTCATAGACTTGACCCCGCGATGGAGGACGCTCATGCCAATCCTGCTCGCGACGATAGAGGGTGGTACGCAGACCGGCCGGGCCAACGCGTTGCGCGGGCTGCACGAACTCGCCGACACCGTCGACTCGACACACGCGACACAAATGCGCATGCGGGCGGTGCTCACATCGCTTCTCGACATACTCGCCCGCTCCCGAAGTGCACTGACACCTGGGGAAGACGCGGTGTTGTCGGAAGCACTCGAACTGCTCGAGCTAACGAAGCCCCCGGTCGTCCCGCTGAAAAAGCGATAGCCGTCGAGGCAAGCCAGTGGGCTTACGTTGCCGACGCGCGAGCGGGTTACGACGACTGAAACGACCGTCGTGCATGTTTGCCCGACAGGCTTTCCCGTTGAGAAATTCGGCCGGGCGATGAACCCGATGATTGCTTGCGCGACACGGGTCGTGGACGGGGACGCTGCGTCTGTCTTCATGCAATATTGGAGGCTTCAGATCGAGGACTTGGGACGACCTCTTCGCCCTGTAAACCGGTTGGCGAATCGGAGATTCGCTTCGTTGGTGGGGTCTGCGTATTCAGTATATAACTTAGGTATGGATGCTCTAACCGTCTGGGTCAATGACCCGCTACAGGCATATACCCGGTGGCAGCAGAACGAGGCCGCCGGCGTCGACGGGAAGCCGTTTTCGCCTCGCTCCATCGTGCAGCACAGGGCGATGTTTGAACGATTCTTCCGACACCTGATACACCATCGTGTAACGCTCGCGACCTTCGGAGCCGCACATCTCGACTATTTCTTTGCTGAAGTGGAGAACCGCTGCGCGTCCGGTTCCGCGACACAGGCTCGGTATCTCAGACTGATCGAGCGGGTTTGCCGACACTTGATCGAGCTCGGTTTGCGCGAACACAATCCGGCGGCGGAGCTTGCCTACGCCGTTTCATGGCCTGAGGACGACCCCCGGCTTTCGTTTCTGGATGAACCGGATGCCCTGCGCCTCGAGGCCTTCGTTCGACCCAGCACTGCCGACTCCTTCACGCAGCAGCGCGAGCGTGCGATCACGGCGCTTCTACTGGCCACTGGCGTAGCGCCGGCTGAACTCAGGTCTGCCCGCCGCCCCGACGTCGTTGTCGACCGTGTACGGTCACATTTCGACGTGACCCGGCACGGTGCGCGTCCCGCCCGACGCGTGCCCGTTGCCGACTTCGGTGTGCCAGCGCTTGCAGCCTGGCTAAACGTCCACACCGATGGCGGCAACGATGTCCTGCTTTTCCCGTCGCCTCGCGGTGGCCAGCTAACCGATATGTATCTTGGGCGCATGCTCGCACGTGTTTTTGCGCTGACAGGAATCGATCATTCTGGAGGCAACCCGCGAACCCTGCGCAACACTTACGCACGGCGCCAGATGCTCGGTGGCCGCAGCGATGCCGATGTTGCATCCCTCCTCGGCCTGGTCAGCCCACGTACGGTCACGAGGATCAGAGCGACATTGCCTTCCGCGCGAACCACGTCGGTGGTCGCGCTGCCTTGACTTCGCAACTGCCTCCTTAGTCTGGAAGAGTCGTCCCGTCGGGGGCGGCATACCCGGAGTGAACGGAGCAAAGCAATGACCTACAAGACTGTCTTTAACGAACTCATCTACCAGTGCGAAACGGGAGAGCCGGCCGTCGCGCTTCACGGTCGCACTCGGCGACCCGCCAGCACGCGTCGTTGTCTTTCACGTTGTGCACGATGCCCCCTCACAGCGTCAATCCGGTCGCGAACGTGTTCGCACACGATCAGATCTTGAACCGGTTAATGGGACCCCGCCTCGCTGGCCTTATCCTTTCGGCCGCGACAGTGGTCGTGGGTGAACGATCTAGGCGAGGCGGACCTGGTCCTCGGGTTCATGCTATCGTTTGGCATAGGGGTTATTTCTATGGACGGGGAGCGAGCATGGGTTGGAGCTTTTTTGCACTCGGCGTGACAGTCGTGCTGTGTGCTCTTGCGCTGGTCATGGATCACAACGGTCGCAAGGCGGACCGCGAGCGCGGCACTCGCCGCCGCTAGCCTCTTCTTCGGGTGAAGCATTGCCCCGTTACCACTGCAAGCTGCACCTTCGGGAGCAGCTTTTTTGTTTCTGGGGCAGAAATGAATACATTTCGCGATCTGTCCGTCGCGCAGATGACAACGCCCCTTGATCTCACGGATATGACGCTTCGCTACATCGTGTGTCAACCGGAACTCCCACTCGCCGGTACGGACCTCGAACCCGAGTGAATCACGGTTGCGCTCTCGCGGTAACGAAGACGAGGACCGGCACGGCCCGCCACGCTTATCGCACTGGTCACGCGTCACCTAGCAGCAACGGGTTCGCCAGGACATGGGAACTCGATGTGCCCGACTCCTTGAGTTTGATGCTGCTGTATCCCCTGGGCGACTACGGTCTGCCCGAAAATATCTCGCAATGCGTCCTGTTCACTACTTTGAACAACTGTCGGTTGGCGTTCACCGGCGATAGGCCGGTCACCAGGGCGCGCAGACGATGCGCTAGCAGTGCGCGCCGCATTTAACACTGGACCGGCTTGAAGGGACTCCATTCCCGGCGCTGCCTGGAACATGGGAGAGACTTTATCGTGCCCAAACGTTACCCCGCACAGTGCCCGGTATCGTGAGCAATTCACCGATTCACCGCTCATTTCACTGGACGCATGGATCTTCCCTGCAACACGATTACCCATCGGTCTATCGAGCGCCGGGA
Above is a window of Paraburkholderia megapolitana DNA encoding:
- a CDS encoding tyrosine-type recombinase/integrase, which gives rise to MDALTVWVNDPLQAYTRWQQNEAAGVDGKPFSPRSIVQHRAMFERFFRHLIHHRVTLATFGAAHLDYFFAEVENRCASGSATQARYLRLIERVCRHLIELGLREHNPAAELAYAVSWPEDDPRLSFLDEPDALRLEAFVRPSTADSFTQQRERAITALLLATGVAPAELRSARRPDVVVDRVRSHFDVTRHGARPARRVPVADFGVPALAAWLNVHTDGGNDVLLFPSPRGGQLTDMYLGRMLARVFALTGIDHSGGNPRTLRNTYARRQMLGGRSDADVASLLGLVSPRTVTRIRATLPSARTTSVVALP